Proteins from a genomic interval of Bos mutus isolate GX-2022 chromosome 15, NWIPB_WYAK_1.1, whole genome shotgun sequence:
- the LOC102268996 gene encoding LOW QUALITY PROTEIN: transcription initiation factor TFIID subunit 9-like (The sequence of the model RefSeq protein was modified relative to this genomic sequence to represent the inferred CDS: substituted 1 base at 1 genomic stop codon), with amino-acid sequence MESGKMASPKSMPKDAQMMAQILKDMGITEYEPRLINQMLEFAFRYVTTILDDAKIYSSYAKKATVDADDVRLAVQCRADQSFTSPPPRDFLLDIARQRDQTPFPLIKPYSGPRLPPDRYCLTAPNYRLKSLQKKTSTSAGRIIVPQLSVGSVTSRPSTPTLGTPTPQAMSISTKVGTPVSLTGQRFTVXMPTSQSPAVKASIPATSAVQNVLINLSLIGSKNILITTNMVSSQNTASEASNALKRKHDDDDDDDDDDYDNL; translated from the coding sequence ATGGAGTCTGGCAAGATGGCTTCTCCCAAGAGCATGCCGAAAGATGCACAGATGATGGCACAAATCCTGAAGGATATGGGGATTACAGAATATGAACCGAGACTTATAAATCAGATGTTGGAGTTTGCCTTCCGATATGTGACCACAATTCTAGATGATGCAAAAATTTATTCAAGTTATGCTAAGAAAGCTACTGTTGATGCAGATGATGTGCGATTGGCAGTGCAGTGTCGTGCTGACCAGTCTTTTACCTCTCCTCCACCAAGAGATTTTTTATTGGATATTGCaaggcaaagagatcaaacccctTTCCCATTGATCAAGCCTTACTCAGGTCCTAGATTGCCACCTGATAGGTATTGCTTGACTGCTCCAAATTATAGACTTAAGTCTTTACAaaaaaagacatctacttctgcaggAAGAATAATAGTTCCACAGTTAAGTGTTGGTTCAGTTACTAGCAGACCAAGTACTCCCACGCTTGGCACACCAACCCCACAAGCCATGTCCATTTCAACTAAAGTAGGGACTCCAGTGTCCCTCACAGGGCAAAGGTTCACAGTATAGATGCCCACTTCACAGTCTCCAGCTGTAAAAGCTTCAATTCCTGCAACATCAGCAGTTCAGAATGTTCTAATTAATCTGTCATTAATTGGGTCCAAAAATATTCTTATTACCACTAACATGGTCTCATCACAAAATACTGCCAGTGAAGCATCAAATGCattgaaaagaaaacatgatgATGACGACGATGATGACGACGATGACTATGATAATTTGTAA